The Dreissena polymorpha isolate Duluth1 chromosome 2, UMN_Dpol_1.0, whole genome shotgun sequence nucleotide sequence tacatgtaaaccTGTATGTTATTAAGATTGCTCACAAGCTCATTCTCGCCCGTATTAAAACATATCCTCCATTCTACGCGTCTATACTCACTCCCTTTGAATCCTACCGGAGAAACATATGCCCCTAATGATACAACTTTTTGAACGATATCGGTTGATGGCCAATGCCGACGTCGTTCAGCCCATCTTTGCAGTATTCGGGGGCACTGGCAGTGAAGAGAATATACTAGGTCTATATGAATTGAATCATAAAGTGAACATGGCATTGATGGTCCTGCACGTTCGTGGCGTACCTCAAATGGCATCAGTTCTCCAGACGATACTAAATTAACAAATAAGTCGCTACACAGGAGAGGACGCCCATTTTCATCATAACAAAGGgctttgtaaatgtatgctttgTTAATTATTGCAGGTAGCTCTAGTAGCAGTCTGCAGTGTCCCGGGTAACACATTATGGTGCTTAATCTAAACACAATAGTCCCCCTTGGCAGTATGTCAGAATATTCACCATCTTCTATGCACATAATACGTGATAGTACAAACGTGATGTCCAAGTCACTCTCCATAAAGCGGGTCAGCCCTTCGGCCTTGCTACCTGTCGTTATCCACGTTGCATTACCGCTCGCATATTCAGTAAACAGCCTGCCCCACTCCTTGTATGCGTCTCTCCGTGCCTGTCTGATACACGGCCCGTATCCAAGAAAGTTCAACAAAACGCAGATCTCTACTGAGGCGTTTTGACACTGAACCTGAAATGTATGAGAAGATTACATTGATaggaaacaaaacatttattatgaacgtttaacataaatagaaTATTCATTTACAACGCTTTTGACAAGGCGCTATTACATAATATTATGAATATAGACGATACCATTAAATTGTTTTGATGTTATTGTGTTGATTCGCATTTTCAGTAATAAAGCAAATGCACAACAAGGGTATTTCTTAACTGTCTTCgacattatttattttcttgtaaAGATTAAAGGAACTAACcattaaaggggccatttcacgtttt carries:
- the LOC127869436 gene encoding uncharacterized protein LOC127869436; this encodes MAEGGYWGDKTEPECVPNQSGLYGRHSQVQCQNASVEICVLLNFLGYGPCIRQARRDAYKEWGRLFTEYASGNATWITTGSKAEGLTRFMESDLDITFVLSRIMCIEDGEYSDILPRGTIVFRLSTIMCYPGHCRLLLELPAIINKAYIYKALCYDENGRPLLCSDLFVNLVSSGELMPFEVRHERAGPSMPCSLYDSIHIDLVYSLHCQCPRILQRWAERRRHWPSTDIVQKVVSLGAYVSPVGFKGSEYRRVEWRICFNTGENELVSNLNNIQVYMYVILKMVVKDVLKPVKKEISSYTVKNIVLWLAEKNSQTLFHEGSLLYWVHRGLGKLKTAILTERLSYYMIPKRNLMAACGLNGEQKRTWVATINDMMNEGSKLILRLPKIRRAILSHPEPLMWYSMKRVELELLDLKIMNREQVMHQNMVDNESDPMLLALNRRKDEILREVQERMGCEGCRANDLEAIYNMMLM